The proteins below are encoded in one region of Amycolatopsis magusensis:
- a CDS encoding alpha/beta hydrolase — MRKFVPIVFAAALTLTASALPAVAAVDTVDWGPCPEGITGAGLECSTLEVPLDYRDPDGPQIEIAISRLASANPEKRRGVLLTNTGGPGGEGLAYPAVLRDSLELPQEVLDSYDVIGIDPRGVAHSTPVTCDLTPEQWFTNIPLHARHPADVTAQAEQAKLVAEQCGKSASAPLLPHLTTANTARDLDRVREALGESTVSYFGRSYGTYLGSVYTTLFPHRSDRFLLDSATGPGGWDASFSRKFGEGFEERFPDFAEFAAARPEYGLGDTPAKVTAKYFDLAARLDAKPSPQGVNGQVFRQVTFAKFYFDAEFPSLAEAWHALDTGKPVPVPTGTAAPTAQVPADNYLASQLHVICNDSDWPESVGTYQRNVAIDRIRHPMFGAAAANVTPCAFWPSEPVEPPVKITGRGPSNVLIVHNLRDPATPLSGARQLRQAFGDRARLVTADQGGHLAYLYLDNPCVHDISTKFLVTGERPAKGTAC; from the coding sequence ATGCGCAAGTTCGTCCCGATCGTTTTCGCCGCCGCGCTCACCCTGACGGCGTCCGCGCTCCCCGCGGTGGCGGCAGTGGACACAGTGGACTGGGGCCCGTGTCCCGAAGGCATCACCGGAGCCGGTCTCGAGTGCTCGACGCTCGAAGTGCCGCTGGATTACCGCGATCCGGACGGGCCGCAGATCGAGATCGCGATCTCCCGCCTGGCCAGTGCGAACCCGGAGAAGCGCCGCGGCGTGTTGCTGACCAACACCGGCGGTCCGGGCGGGGAGGGCCTGGCCTACCCCGCCGTTCTGCGGGACTCCCTGGAGCTGCCGCAGGAGGTGCTGGACAGCTACGACGTGATCGGCATCGACCCGCGCGGGGTCGCCCACAGCACGCCGGTGACCTGCGACCTGACGCCGGAGCAGTGGTTCACCAACATCCCCCTGCACGCGCGGCACCCGGCCGACGTCACCGCGCAGGCCGAGCAGGCGAAGCTCGTCGCCGAGCAGTGCGGGAAGTCGGCGTCGGCACCGTTGCTGCCGCACCTCACCACCGCGAACACCGCCCGCGACCTCGACCGCGTCCGCGAGGCGCTGGGTGAGTCCACAGTGTCCTATTTCGGCCGGTCCTACGGCACCTACCTCGGTTCGGTCTACACCACGCTGTTCCCGCACCGCAGTGACCGGTTCCTGCTCGACAGCGCGACCGGCCCCGGCGGCTGGGACGCTTCGTTCAGCCGGAAGTTCGGCGAGGGCTTCGAGGAGCGGTTCCCGGACTTCGCGGAGTTCGCCGCCGCGCGGCCCGAGTACGGCCTCGGCGACACACCGGCGAAGGTGACCGCGAAGTACTTCGACCTCGCCGCGCGCCTCGATGCGAAGCCGAGCCCGCAAGGCGTCAACGGCCAGGTGTTCCGCCAGGTCACCTTCGCCAAGTTCTACTTCGACGCGGAGTTCCCGTCGCTGGCCGAGGCCTGGCACGCGCTGGACACCGGCAAGCCGGTGCCGGTGCCCACCGGGACCGCGGCGCCCACCGCTCAGGTGCCCGCGGACAACTACCTCGCCAGCCAGCTGCACGTGATCTGCAACGACTCGGACTGGCCGGAGTCGGTCGGGACCTACCAGCGCAACGTCGCCATCGACCGGATCCGGCACCCGATGTTCGGCGCCGCCGCGGCCAACGTCACGCCGTGCGCGTTCTGGCCGTCCGAGCCGGTCGAGCCGCCGGTGAAGATCACCGGCCGCGGCCCGTCCAACGTGCTCATCGTGCACAACCTCCGCGACCCGGCGACCCCGCTGTCCGGTGCCAGGCAGCTGCGGCAGGCCTTCGGCGACCGCGCCCGGCTGGTCACCGCCGACCAGGGCGGGCACCTGGCCTACCTGTACCTGGACAACCCGTGCGTCCACGACATCTCGACGAAGTTCTTGGTCACCGGGGAACGCCCGGCGAAGGGGACGGCATGCTGA
- a CDS encoding ABC transporter ATP-binding protein → MSTPVIEVDRLNLKYGDFHAVKDLSFQVRAGEFYALLGTNGAGKTSTLETIEGHRTATSGTVRVFGQSPRDRRAVRPRMGIMLQESGFSPDLTVLESVRLIGKLAQRVDRPERVLGIVDLTRKASTKVSQLSGGEKRRLDFATAVYGAPELIFLDEPTTGLDIQSRDDLWTAVERLREDGSTIVLTTHYLEEAQQHADRIGLMHQGTFHQEGTVSELTRTLPSVISFSLPTPAPALPLAATREGDGKFVIETFGLQKDLFTLLAWAQDHAVELHDLQAGPTRLDDVFRAIGNA, encoded by the coding sequence ATGTCCACACCAGTCATCGAAGTTGACCGCCTCAACCTCAAGTACGGCGATTTCCACGCCGTGAAGGACCTTTCCTTCCAGGTGCGGGCCGGGGAGTTCTACGCGCTGCTCGGCACGAACGGGGCAGGCAAGACCTCGACCCTGGAGACCATCGAAGGCCACCGCACCGCCACTTCGGGCACCGTGCGCGTGTTCGGGCAGAGCCCCCGCGACCGCCGCGCGGTGCGGCCGCGGATGGGGATCATGCTGCAGGAGAGCGGTTTCTCGCCGGATCTGACGGTGCTGGAGTCGGTGCGGCTGATCGGGAAGCTCGCCCAGCGCGTGGACCGGCCCGAGCGCGTGCTCGGCATCGTCGACCTCACCCGCAAGGCGAGCACGAAGGTGTCCCAGCTCTCCGGCGGGGAGAAGCGGCGGCTGGACTTCGCCACCGCCGTCTACGGCGCGCCGGAGCTGATCTTCCTGGACGAGCCGACCACCGGCCTGGACATCCAGTCCCGCGACGACCTCTGGACCGCGGTGGAGCGGTTGCGCGAGGACGGTTCCACCATCGTGCTCACCACGCACTACCTGGAAGAGGCGCAGCAGCACGCCGACCGGATCGGGCTGATGCACCAGGGCACCTTCCACCAGGAGGGCACGGTTTCCGAGCTGACACGGACCCTGCCGTCCGTCATCAGCTTCTCGCTGCCGACCCCCGCGCCGGCGCTGCCGCTGGCAGCCACCCGCGAGGGTGACGGCAAGTTCGTCATCGAGACCTTCGGCCTGCAGAAGGACCTGTTCACCCTGCTCGCCTGGGCCCAGGACCACGCGGTGGAACTACACGACCTCCAGGCCGGGCCGACGCGGCTCGACGACGTCTTCCGCGCCATCGGCAACGCCTGA
- a CDS encoding DinB family protein → MSAEPFDLNQRLREQWEFHWNHQVRARLHGLTDDEYFWSPVPDAWSLRPRGTSTAPVQVGAGEFTIDYAFPEPDPPPFTTIAWRLSHVIVGVLAARNAAHFGAPAVSYESWEYAGTAATALDQLETHLDLWLTGVRGLSEAELLAPVGDKEPYPELAVADLVLHIHRELIHHLSEVCLLRDLYLHTHPNGATR, encoded by the coding sequence ATGAGCGCCGAGCCCTTCGACCTGAACCAGCGATTGCGCGAGCAGTGGGAGTTCCACTGGAACCACCAGGTGCGCGCCCGCCTCCACGGCCTCACCGACGACGAGTACTTCTGGTCGCCGGTGCCGGACGCCTGGAGCCTGCGGCCACGCGGCACCTCGACCGCCCCCGTGCAGGTGGGCGCCGGGGAGTTCACCATCGACTACGCCTTCCCCGAGCCCGACCCGCCACCCTTCACCACGATCGCCTGGCGGCTGTCCCACGTCATCGTCGGCGTGCTCGCCGCGCGCAACGCCGCGCACTTCGGGGCCCCGGCGGTGTCCTACGAAAGCTGGGAGTACGCCGGCACCGCGGCCACCGCCCTCGACCAGCTCGAAACGCACCTGGACCTCTGGCTGACCGGCGTGCGCGGCCTCAGCGAGGCCGAACTGCTGGCCCCGGTCGGCGACAAGGAGCCCTACCCCGAGCTGGCGGTGGCCGATCTGGTGCTGCACATCCACCGCGAGCTGATCCACCACCTGTCCGAGGTCTGCCTGCTGCGCGACCTCTACCTGCACACGCACCCGAACGGAGCCACCCGATGA
- a CDS encoding ABC transporter permease translates to MLSIAMSELIQILRNRLVLVTSFIMPAAVSAFFIYRHELFASVASLGYVAAVVMFTVGAFGLYTTAVTTLASRRQNLFLKRLRSTAAGDATILSGLLLPLTVIALVQVTVIMTVLAVVAGAPDNILLLVAAVLATVAMMIGLGLATAGLTNSPEHAQVTTLPVSLGVIAVASWVGIAGTEELTLLKRLLPGGSATELAVNAWNGGVAVTDSLILLAPTLSWVVVAVALASRMFRWEPRR, encoded by the coding sequence ATGCTTTCGATCGCCATGAGCGAGCTGATCCAGATCCTGCGCAACCGGCTGGTGCTGGTCACCAGTTTCATCATGCCCGCCGCGGTCAGCGCGTTCTTCATCTACCGGCACGAACTCTTCGCCTCGGTGGCCAGCCTCGGCTACGTCGCGGCGGTGGTGATGTTCACCGTGGGCGCCTTCGGCCTCTACACCACCGCGGTGACCACCCTGGCCTCACGACGGCAGAACCTGTTCCTCAAGCGGCTGCGGTCCACCGCGGCGGGTGACGCGACCATCCTTTCCGGACTGTTGCTGCCGCTCACCGTCATCGCGCTGGTCCAGGTGACGGTGATCATGACCGTGCTGGCCGTGGTCGCCGGTGCGCCCGACAACATCCTCCTGCTGGTGGCGGCGGTGCTCGCGACGGTGGCGATGATGATCGGGCTCGGCCTGGCCACCGCGGGCCTGACGAACTCGCCCGAGCACGCCCAGGTGACCACGCTGCCGGTCAGCCTCGGGGTGATCGCCGTGGCCAGCTGGGTCGGGATCGCGGGCACCGAGGAGCTCACCCTGCTCAAGCGGCTGCTCCCCGGCGGCTCGGCCACCGAACTGGCCGTCAACGCCTGGAACGGCGGCGTGGCCGTGACGGATTCGCTGATCCTGCTGGCGCCCACGCTGAGCTGGGTCGTGGTCGCGGTCGCGCTGGCCTCGCGGATGTTCCGCTGGGAACCGCGCCGATGA
- a CDS encoding histidine kinase has protein sequence MMISPLLVAVGVLIVVRDARSWLDAFILALGVVAALLTFERWTANDVFRLAIPCLLVSAGVWVYGALVAGTGTAFYGLSLVGPHIIPQLSRLRGLAAVGLVAFVAAVGATRLLLVHEDLPEGLINWVVLPAGITAVVTGLMFPNKRFYGVVKDLEEARDREAELAVVRERMRFASDLHDIQGHTLHVVKLKISLAQKLVRTDADRAEEELREIHALVADTIAQTKELAYAQRRLNLSAELENAKNLFEAAGIDVRVDREAEVDAQASELLGQVLRETTTNILRHAQAGQVRITLSKSGITILNDGAPDAPLPELSGLSTLRERVAGDGGELTVEQKDGTFLTAAAFPHLRPQGAR, from the coding sequence ATGATGATCTCCCCGCTGCTCGTCGCCGTCGGGGTGCTGATCGTGGTGCGGGACGCGCGGTCCTGGTTGGACGCGTTCATCCTGGCCCTCGGCGTGGTGGCCGCGCTGCTGACCTTCGAACGGTGGACGGCGAACGACGTCTTCCGCCTCGCGATCCCCTGCCTGCTCGTGAGCGCGGGGGTGTGGGTCTACGGAGCTCTCGTGGCAGGCACCGGGACGGCGTTCTACGGCCTCTCCCTGGTGGGCCCGCACATCATTCCCCAGCTTTCCCGCCTCCGCGGCCTGGCCGCGGTCGGCTTGGTCGCCTTCGTCGCCGCGGTGGGCGCGACGAGGCTGCTGCTGGTGCACGAGGACCTGCCCGAAGGGCTGATCAACTGGGTCGTCCTGCCCGCCGGGATCACCGCGGTGGTGACCGGGCTCATGTTCCCCAACAAGAGGTTCTACGGCGTGGTGAAGGATCTGGAGGAGGCCAGGGATCGCGAAGCCGAACTGGCCGTGGTCCGGGAGCGCATGCGGTTCGCCAGTGACCTGCACGACATCCAGGGCCACACGCTGCACGTGGTGAAGCTGAAGATTTCGCTGGCCCAGAAGCTGGTGCGCACAGACGCCGACCGAGCCGAGGAGGAGTTGCGCGAGATCCACGCGCTGGTCGCCGACACCATCGCCCAGACCAAGGAACTCGCCTACGCGCAACGGCGGCTCAACCTGTCCGCCGAGCTGGAGAACGCGAAGAACCTCTTCGAGGCCGCGGGCATCGACGTGCGCGTCGACCGCGAAGCCGAGGTCGACGCCCAGGCGAGCGAGCTGCTCGGCCAGGTCCTGCGCGAGACGACCACGAACATCCTGCGGCACGCGCAGGCCGGGCAGGTGCGGATCACGCTGTCGAAGTCCGGCATCACCATCCTCAACGACGGCGCGCCGGACGCCCCGCTCCCCGAGCTCAGCGGGCTCTCCACGCTGCGTGAACGGGTGGCCGGTGACGGCGGGGAGCTGACCGTGGAGCAGAAGGACGGCACTTTCCTCACCGCTGCGGCGTTCCCGCACCTTCGACCGCAGGGGGCCCGATGA
- a CDS encoding cytochrome P450 has protein sequence MTETQALTEFPRARSAECPFEPPPEFTEIRAAAPVPQLTCPAGIEARVVSRYEDVRAVLANQGASSRGAPSMHMMEHPNLNMSVVPGSILRMQGPEHRRLRRLLGPEFMPKRSESMRDYVRKVVDEHIDALLAGPKPADLVPDFAWPIPALIVGELLGLPEEDRTLFYEHTGIMMSAATDQPTKDAADGRMWEYMETVVAAKQAEPGDDVLSRLIRRGEESGQPLTFTELVGIGTTLLIAGHDTTANSISMSALLMMVHRDQMEPLRTDPKLAGPAVEEMLRYLSVPQFGLLRYATEDIPLGESTIKAGEWLVAALQSGNRDEQEFDDPDRFDVTRKPRPHLTFGFGEHQCPGQHLARTELQEVCLRLLERIPSLRLAIPFEDLVFKDEHYAFGVESLPVTWDDDTSA, from the coding sequence ATGACCGAAACCCAGGCCCTGACCGAGTTCCCCAGGGCCAGATCGGCCGAGTGCCCCTTCGAGCCGCCACCCGAGTTCACCGAGATCCGGGCGGCCGCCCCGGTTCCGCAGCTGACCTGCCCGGCGGGCATCGAGGCCAGGGTGGTCTCCCGCTACGAGGACGTGCGCGCGGTGCTGGCCAACCAGGGCGCCAGCTCGCGGGGCGCGCCGTCGATGCACATGATGGAGCACCCCAACCTCAACATGTCGGTCGTGCCCGGCAGCATCCTGCGCATGCAGGGGCCGGAACACCGGCGGCTGCGCCGGTTGCTCGGCCCGGAGTTCATGCCGAAGCGGTCGGAATCGATGCGCGACTACGTCCGGAAGGTGGTCGACGAGCACATCGACGCCCTGCTGGCCGGGCCGAAACCCGCCGACCTGGTCCCGGACTTCGCCTGGCCCATCCCCGCGCTGATCGTCGGCGAGCTGCTCGGGTTGCCCGAAGAGGACCGGACGCTGTTCTACGAGCACACCGGGATCATGATGAGCGCCGCCACCGACCAGCCCACGAAGGACGCGGCCGACGGCCGGATGTGGGAGTACATGGAGACGGTGGTCGCCGCCAAGCAGGCCGAGCCAGGGGACGACGTGCTGAGCAGGCTGATCCGGCGCGGGGAGGAATCGGGGCAGCCGCTGACCTTCACCGAGCTGGTGGGGATCGGCACCACGCTGCTCATCGCCGGGCACGACACGACGGCCAACTCCATTTCCATGAGCGCGCTGCTGATGATGGTGCACCGCGACCAGATGGAACCCCTGCGCACCGACCCGAAGCTGGCCGGGCCCGCGGTGGAGGAGATGCTGCGTTACCTGTCGGTCCCGCAGTTCGGCCTGCTGCGGTACGCGACCGAAGACATCCCGCTGGGCGAAAGCACCATCAAGGCGGGGGAGTGGCTGGTCGCCGCGCTGCAGTCGGGGAACCGGGACGAGCAGGAGTTCGACGACCCGGACCGGTTCGACGTCACCAGGAAGCCCCGGCCGCACCTGACCTTCGGCTTCGGCGAGCACCAGTGCCCGGGGCAGCACCTGGCCAGGACGGAACTGCAGGAGGTCTGCCTCCGCCTGCTCGAGCGGATCCCGTCGCTGCGGCTGGCGATCCCGTTCGAGGACCTCGTCTTCAAGGACGAGCACTACGCCTTCGGGGTGGAGTCGCTCCCGGTGACCTGGGACGACGACACCTCGGCCTGA
- a CDS encoding NAD(P)/FAD-dependent oxidoreductase has translation MAGQTAVVVIGGGYAGVMAANRLTRRDDVTVTLINPRPTFVERIRLHQLAGGSDDAVVDYRDVLGDRVELVVDTVTRIDANERGVTLKTGGTLAYDYLIYAVGSGSADPRVPGAAEFAYPIGSLEEAKRLRDALDGTPAVTVAGGGLTGIETAAELAEQGRAVTLLCGGVLAPSLHASGRRSVAARLAKLGVTVLDGPGSTVTAVTRDTVHLGDGRELPSEVTVWTAGFGVPDLATRSGLDTDALGRLRTDETLTSMDDPRIVATGDAAAPSDRPFRMSCQAAVQLGPQAAETVLSRIAGEEPGPVHIGFAAQCVSLGRRAGVFQLTERDDTAKRHHLRGRAGAMIKELICKGIVWQLAREARKPGGHTLRAKAPKRRQISRTESQPA, from the coding sequence ATGGCTGGACAGACCGCAGTGGTCGTCATCGGCGGCGGGTACGCCGGTGTCATGGCGGCCAACCGCCTGACGCGGCGCGACGACGTGACCGTGACCCTGATCAACCCGCGCCCGACCTTCGTCGAGCGCATCCGCCTGCACCAGCTGGCGGGCGGCTCCGACGACGCGGTCGTCGACTACCGGGACGTGCTGGGCGACCGCGTCGAGCTGGTGGTCGACACGGTGACGCGGATCGACGCGAACGAGCGCGGCGTCACGCTCAAGACCGGTGGCACGCTCGCGTACGACTACCTGATCTACGCGGTGGGCAGCGGCAGCGCCGACCCGCGGGTGCCCGGAGCCGCCGAATTCGCCTACCCGATCGGCAGTCTGGAAGAGGCGAAGCGGTTGCGCGACGCCCTCGACGGCACGCCCGCGGTGACGGTGGCCGGTGGCGGCCTCACCGGTATCGAAACTGCCGCTGAACTGGCCGAACAGGGTCGCGCGGTGACCCTGCTCTGCGGCGGCGTCCTTGCCCCGTCCCTGCACGCCTCTGGCCGCCGCTCGGTCGCCGCGCGATTGGCGAAGCTCGGCGTCACCGTGCTCGACGGGCCCGGTTCGACGGTCACCGCGGTCACGCGCGACACCGTGCACCTCGGCGACGGCCGCGAACTGCCGAGCGAGGTGACCGTCTGGACCGCCGGTTTCGGCGTGCCGGACCTGGCCACCCGCAGCGGCCTGGACACCGACGCCCTCGGCCGCCTGCGCACCGACGAGACGCTGACCAGCATGGACGACCCGCGCATCGTCGCCACCGGTGACGCGGCGGCGCCGTCGGACCGGCCGTTCCGGATGAGCTGCCAGGCCGCGGTCCAGCTGGGCCCGCAAGCCGCCGAAACCGTGCTGAGCCGGATCGCGGGCGAGGAGCCGGGACCCGTCCACATCGGCTTCGCCGCCCAGTGCGTCAGCCTGGGCCGCCGCGCCGGGGTCTTCCAGCTCACCGAGCGGGACGACACCGCGAAACGGCACCACCTCCGCGGCCGCGCCGGCGCGATGATCAAGGAGCTCATCTGCAAGGGCATCGTCTGGCAACTGGCGCGCGAAGCCCGCAAGCCAGGCGGGCACACCCTCCGTGCCAAGGCTCCCAAGCGCCGGCAGATCAGCCGAACCGAATCACAACCCGCCTGA
- a CDS encoding helix-turn-helix transcriptional regulator, translated as MPSGQDRSAISGRVGDVDADERGTTERVLTLLGLLQQRQVWTGPELAGRLGVTARTVRRDVERLRALGYPVQASQGVGGGYQLGPGQDLPPLLFDDEEAIATAVSLLVGAGGAVADAGDAALRALAKLDRVLPVRLRQEVRALSESVDSFDGGRQPVDPGVLMTLARACRDEVEAGFGYPSRGEVRERRVEPYRLVASDRRWYLLAYDLDRDDWRNFRVDRMTGVLARTWRFRPREAPDAATFVQENVAMRVYRHQARFLVHASEDTVRAQIPASAAVVRGRGPTRCEVLSGAGSLDFVLLHMVLLGHEFEVLDPPELKERCRVLAARLQAAAADGSGGL; from the coding sequence ATGCCTAGCGGACAGGATCGGTCCGCTATCTCTGGCAGGGTGGGTGACGTGGACGCGGACGAGCGGGGGACGACCGAGCGGGTGCTCACCCTGCTCGGGTTGCTGCAGCAGCGTCAGGTCTGGACCGGGCCCGAACTGGCAGGCCGGCTCGGCGTCACGGCACGCACGGTGCGGCGTGACGTCGAGCGGTTGCGCGCGCTCGGCTACCCGGTGCAGGCCAGCCAGGGGGTCGGCGGGGGCTACCAGCTCGGACCGGGGCAGGACCTGCCGCCGCTGTTGTTCGACGACGAGGAAGCCATCGCCACCGCGGTGTCGCTGCTGGTCGGCGCGGGTGGCGCGGTCGCCGACGCCGGGGACGCCGCGCTCCGGGCGCTGGCCAAGCTCGACCGGGTGCTGCCCGTCCGGTTGCGGCAGGAGGTGCGTGCGCTCTCGGAATCGGTCGATTCCTTCGACGGCGGCCGCCAGCCGGTCGACCCCGGCGTGCTGATGACCTTGGCCAGAGCCTGCCGCGACGAGGTGGAGGCCGGGTTCGGCTACCCGTCCCGTGGCGAGGTGCGGGAGCGGCGGGTCGAGCCCTACCGCCTGGTCGCCTCCGACCGGCGCTGGTACCTGCTCGCCTACGACCTCGACCGCGACGACTGGCGCAACTTCCGCGTCGACCGGATGACCGGCGTACTCGCGCGGACGTGGCGGTTCCGCCCGCGCGAAGCCCCCGACGCGGCGACCTTCGTGCAGGAAAACGTCGCGATGCGGGTCTACCGGCACCAAGCGCGGTTCCTCGTGCACGCATCCGAAGACACCGTGCGCGCTCAAATCCCGGCGAGCGCGGCCGTCGTGCGCGGACGAGGACCCACGCGGTGCGAGGTACTCAGCGGCGCGGGCAGCCTCGACTTCGTGCTCCTGCACATGGTGTTGCTGGGGCACGAGTTCGAGGTGCTGGACCCGCCGGAACTCAAGGAACGCTGCCGGGTACTGGCGGCCCGCCTCCAAGCAGCCGCGGCCGACGGGTCAGGCGGGTTGTGA
- a CDS encoding snapalysin family zinc-dependent metalloprotease: MLIRRSAQVFAATLALSVPLFATPSALAEDVRAAAVTITYDDSQATEYTDAITAGIAVWNDNLDNVQIDKVEPGGQADVSFVADPGWPRAELGPAMPGDDLTIWFGKEAVDDGYNLTRIASHEFGHSLGLPDVKPGPCSSLMSGSTGGVDCDNAVPNAEEIAAVEDNYAGGFAPRDREAAVVVVG; encoded by the coding sequence ATGCTGATCCGACGTTCAGCCCAGGTTTTCGCTGCCACGCTCGCGCTCTCGGTCCCGCTGTTCGCCACCCCGTCCGCGCTGGCCGAAGACGTCCGCGCGGCCGCGGTCACCATCACCTACGACGACAGCCAGGCGACCGAGTACACCGACGCCATCACCGCCGGTATCGCGGTCTGGAACGACAACCTGGACAACGTGCAGATCGACAAGGTCGAGCCGGGCGGGCAGGCCGACGTCTCGTTCGTCGCCGACCCCGGCTGGCCGCGGGCCGAGCTGGGCCCGGCCATGCCGGGTGACGACCTGACCATCTGGTTCGGCAAGGAAGCCGTGGACGACGGGTACAACCTGACCCGCATCGCCTCCCACGAGTTCGGCCACAGCCTCGGGCTGCCCGACGTGAAGCCGGGACCGTGCTCGAGCCTGATGTCCGGCAGCACCGGCGGGGTGGACTGCGACAACGCCGTGCCGAACGCCGAGGAGATCGCCGCGGTCGAGGACAACTACGCCGGTGGGTTCGCGCCGCGGGACCGTGAAGCGGCTGTCGTGGTGGTCGGCTGA
- a CDS encoding VOC family protein — protein sequence MDLYSVMPVSDLARALEWFGAFFGRAADEVMGEEHLWQVGENAWVVVDLRPERVGGATITLGVPDFGDFLARLAEHGIEHEPVETYGNGVRHVVVLDPDGNSLSLAG from the coding sequence GTGGATCTGTACAGCGTGATGCCGGTCAGCGACCTGGCGAGGGCACTGGAGTGGTTCGGCGCGTTCTTCGGGCGCGCGGCGGACGAGGTCATGGGCGAGGAGCACCTGTGGCAGGTCGGCGAGAACGCCTGGGTGGTCGTCGACCTGCGGCCCGAGCGGGTCGGCGGGGCCACGATCACGCTCGGGGTGCCCGACTTCGGCGACTTCCTGGCCCGCCTCGCCGAACACGGCATCGAGCACGAACCGGTGGAGACCTACGGCAACGGCGTGCGGCACGTGGTCGTACTGGACCCGGACGGGAACAGCCTGTCGCTCGCCGGATAG
- a CDS encoding VOC family protein produces MSRQVQITFDAHDPAALSAFWRDALGYVHPAPPGVELPEGADPLAAWAEFLEKMGVPEDQRNTSSAVEDPEGQGPRLFFQQVPEDKVAKNRVHLDVRAAPGLQGDERMAALEAECERLVALGATRLERHEPAPPLSLGFIVMADPEGNEFCLD; encoded by the coding sequence ATGAGCCGCCAAGTCCAGATCACCTTCGACGCCCACGACCCCGCCGCGCTGTCCGCCTTCTGGCGTGACGCGCTGGGATACGTCCATCCCGCCCCGCCCGGGGTCGAGCTGCCCGAAGGCGCCGACCCGCTGGCCGCCTGGGCCGAATTCCTCGAGAAGATGGGCGTGCCCGAGGACCAGCGCAACACGAGCTCGGCCGTCGAAGACCCCGAAGGCCAAGGCCCGCGGTTGTTCTTCCAGCAGGTGCCGGAGGACAAGGTCGCCAAGAACCGCGTGCACCTCGACGTCCGCGCGGCGCCCGGCCTGCAGGGCGACGAGCGGATGGCGGCACTGGAGGCGGAGTGCGAGCGGCTCGTCGCGCTGGGGGCCACCCGGCTCGAGCGGCACGAACCCGCTCCCCCGCTCAGCCTCGGCTTCATCGTGATGGCCGACCCCGAGGGCAACGAGTTCTGCCTGGACTGA
- a CDS encoding response regulator transcription factor: MTTVVLADDEALLRKALASLLPLEGEITVLAEAEDGEAAVEATLRHQPDVLVIDLEMPGVDGLGAVAQIRRTRPDQVILMLTRHAKPGVLRKALKLGVQGFVSKSAEPAHITSVIRTLHEGKRWIDPDVSALAVVDDCPLTERELDVLRVTGDGYSVADIAKQLHLAEGTVRNYLSNAMQKTQTRTRHEAARYAREHDWL; encoded by the coding sequence ATGACCACCGTGGTACTCGCCGACGACGAAGCCCTGCTGCGCAAGGCACTCGCCTCGTTGCTGCCGCTCGAAGGGGAGATCACCGTGCTCGCCGAGGCGGAAGACGGTGAGGCGGCGGTGGAAGCGACCCTGCGACACCAGCCCGATGTGCTCGTCATCGACCTGGAGATGCCCGGCGTGGACGGACTCGGCGCGGTCGCGCAGATCCGCCGCACGCGGCCGGACCAGGTGATCCTCATGCTGACGCGCCACGCCAAACCCGGCGTGCTGCGCAAGGCGCTGAAGCTGGGCGTGCAGGGTTTCGTCAGCAAGTCGGCGGAACCGGCGCACATCACCTCGGTCATCCGGACCCTGCACGAGGGCAAGCGCTGGATCGACCCGGACGTCTCGGCACTCGCCGTCGTCGACGACTGCCCCCTGACCGAACGCGAACTGGACGTGCTGCGCGTAACCGGCGACGGGTACTCGGTGGCCGACATCGCCAAGCAACTGCACCTCGCGGAAGGCACCGTCCGCAACTACCTCTCGAACGCGATGCAGAAAACCCAAACCCGCACCCGCCACGAAGCCGCCCGCTACGCCCGAGAACACGACTGGCTGTAG